The following are from one region of the Lonchura striata isolate bLonStr1 chromosome 26, bLonStr1.mat, whole genome shotgun sequence genome:
- the CLSPN gene encoding claspin, whose translation MAAVPVTTEGSAELPLADLNPDLQKPLDSDSDSGQGSCETTSPGPLGKSTASFEDRDSEEEIFVRKKAKNQKVLQDSESEEEEEDGGSPVQEDAVGGDKENGEEKENIATEKNKSHRVRPALLDTDDSDTGDPLQIENLETGRTSGLPEGELEKERPLKSGKKYRKHKHKHSIEEEPAKEAVAKPRRRKEKEKIMESIKQLKKEKKPVAEVDGGERPPFNDSGCLLDDKDLFDNGLEEESDQPLEDEESLESIRAAVKKKIKQYKNKEHFPDSEGYKHVFDEENEEPVLKEPKRKERKAARLSKEAIKQLHSETQRLIRESSVSLPYHVPEAKTVHDFFKSRPRPACQGNAMALLKSSKYQLSLNQQSAAIGSKDCKDGPVEGDQSAATEPEMNLGRDVDASVAEPPAAEGKNLPEDCGEQPREDREDSHAVTGTVTDDNTEEQQLSNCLSTDCDEQKESEVPPVSGDALMERGETAPDAQGERKSQQVGPGLVAQPEKVRKSKLDKLRELGIDLSIQPRICSDNESFINLDEADSNKELEALKARFLKHTLQTSKSKGERAINMNIIRKETTSDGKEELRADVVPAVLAAESLEETVHAKPGEKLQALKAKLQEAMKLRRTEERQKRQALFKLDNEEMLEEEEEEEEEMTDESEEEEEEGDHEKSDFLLNEAEEDDEDTEEKHTEDGDKETDKESVDGEKLEKSEHGDSVLKHPSTESTLMLFKDSSSKMGYSLPDEKLEMEETADKGPTKLEDDDSFSLPTLAKESSHNSSFEFIGSMIPSYQPCNKQASRGGSFLPAAGGFRSPSPGFFKTSFISSASKSSGKTSEPSLPIEDSQDLYNASPEPKSLFPGAGESRFQFSLEDDTQSQLLDADGFLNVGQHRNKYQSSKHQLPLASMDENAMDANMDELLDLCSGQFSSQAEHVPNTSSTKKQNMEELLNLCSGKFVSQTGSPTWVSSVSSKAEKDSDIEDPMAEALELCSGSFPTDREEEEQEELGGFQILTDDEAFASEEDEKDEDSAAEEAEMSDEEVLRHRPGLKKKLKLRDFMEEEAELSGSDVGSEDEYDGEDLNEYEEEIIDEELPNEAELGNQIQKFHMKAMLDDDKRQLRLYQERYLLDGDLHSDGPGRTRRFRWKNIDFASQMDLFQRDSDNEEENEEFDETEVKWRKERFEREQWLREQKEKNKEQEEEEEEIGGDSEFMKLAKKVTAKSLQKKASPAVVAQGTALLPRNPFEAFRPASDTQIKNGSLLNRPKAVLQKLAAMSHLNPNAPRNSRNFVFHTLSPEKSEEEKEKSKPQVKKRGPSAVITSAAKRPRVESSEETSQSRSIFQFLES comes from the exons ATGGCGGCGGTACCGGTAACAACGGAGGGTTCCGCTGAG CTTCCACTGGCAGATCTGAACCCAGACTTGCAGAAACCCCTGGACAGCGACTCTGACAGTGGCCAGGGCAGCTGTGAGACAACCTCCCCAGGCCCCCTTGGCAAGAGCACAGCCTCCTTCGAGGACAGAG attcagaagaagaaatttttgtgcgtaaaaaagcaaaaaaccagaaGGTGCTTCAGGACAGTGAGagcgaagaggaggaggaggatggaggcTCACCTGTGCAGGAAGATGCTGTGGGTGGAGACAAggaaaatggggaggaaaaggaaaatattgctACTGAAAAGAATAAATCCCATCGGGTTcgcccagctctgctggacacTGATGACAGTGACACTGGTGACCCTTTGCAGATTGAAAACCTTGAAACAGGCAGGACATCTGGCTTGCCTGAGGGTGAGCTGGAAAAGGAGAGACCCCTAAAATCTGGGAAAAAGTACAGGAAGCATAAACACAAACACAGCATTGAAGAGGAGCCAGCAAAAGAAGCTGTAGCAAAACccagaaggagaaaggagaaggagaaaataatggAGTCCATTAAacagctgaagaaagaaaagaagccTGTGGCAGAG GTGGATGGTGGTGAGAGGCCTCCCTTCAATGACAGTGGATGTCTGCTGGATGACAAGGACCTCTTTGATAATGGCTTGGAAGAGGAGAGTGATCAGCCCCTTGAGGATGAAGAGTCTCTAGAATCCATTCGAGcagctgtgaaaaagaaaataaaacaatacaAG AACAAAGAACATTTTCCTGACAGTGAAGGCTACAAACATGTATTTgatgaggagaatgaggagcCTGTATtaaaggagccaaaaaggaag GAGCGGAAAGCAGCACGCTTAAGTAAAGAAGCCATTAAACAACTACACAGTGAGACCCAACGACTTATTAGAG AATCATCTGTGTCTCTCCCATATCATGTGCCTGAGGCCAAAACTGTTCATGACTTCTTCAAGAGCAGACCTCGACCAGCATGTCAAGGAAATGCCATGGCCCTGCTGAA GTCCTCTAAATACCAGCTGTCCCTAAATCAACAATCTGCAGCCATCGGGAGCAAGGACTGCAAAGATGGGCCAGTGGAAGGTGATCAGTCAGCAGCTACTGAACCAGAAATGAACCTGGGCAGAGATGTTGATGCTTCTGTGGCTGAGCCTCCTGCTGCTGAAGGGAAGAACTTGCCAGAGGACTGTGGtgagcagcccagggaggaCAGGGAGGATTCTCATGCAGTTACAGGGACTGTAACTGATGATAACACAGAGGAACAGCAGCTCTCCAACTGCCTGAGCACTGACTGTGATGAGCAAAAGGAGAGTGAAGTTCCTCCAGTATCTGGAGATGCCCTCATGGAAAGAGGGGAAACAGCCCCAGATGCACAAGGTGAAAGAAAGAGCCAACAAGTGGGGCCTGGGCTGGTGGCACAGCCTGAAAAAGTGAGGAAATCCAAGCTGGATAAACTTCGTGAACTGGGAATAGACCTGTCCATCCAGCCAAGAATCTGCTCTGACAATGAATCCTTCATAAACCTTGATGAAGCTGATTCAAATAAAG AACTAGAAGCCCTGAAAGCACGTTTCTTGAAGCACACTCTCCAGACATCAAAATCCAAAGGGGAACGGGCCATAAATATGAACATTATCCGTAAGGAAACAACATCTGATGGGAAAGAAGAGCTGAGAGCAGACGTGGTGCCAGCAGTTTTGGCTGCAGAGAGCCTGGAGGAAACAGTCCACGCAAAGCCAG GTGAAAAGCTCCAGGCCCTGAAGGCCAAGCTCCAGGAGGCCATGAAGCTGCGCAGGACTGAGGAGCGCCAGAAGCGGCAAGCGCTGTTTAAGCTGGACAATGAGGAGAtgctggaggaagaggaggaggaagaggaagagatgACAGATGAgtctgaggaggaggaggaagaaggtgaTCATGAG AAATCAGATTTTCTCCTTAATGAAGCAgaggaagatgatgaagatACAGAAGAGAAACACACTGAAGATGGTGATAAAGAGACTGACAAAGAATCAGTTGATGGAGAAAAGCTGGAGAAATCTGAACATGGTGATTCTGTTCTAAAGCATCCTTCAACAGAATCTACATTAATGCTTTTTAAGGACAGCTCTTCAAAAATGGG ATATTCTCTTCCTGATGAAAAACTGGAAATGGAAGAAACTGCAGACAAAGGACCTACCAAGTTAG aGGATGATGATTCATTTTCTCTACCAACACTGGCAAAGGAGAGCAGCCACAACAGCAGCTTTGAGTTCATTGGCTCCATGATCCCATCCTACCAGCCCTGTAACAAACAGGCCTCGAGGGGAGGGAGCTTCTtacctgcagcaggagggtTCAGGTCACCCTCCCCAGGTTTCTTCAAAACAAGTTTCATCAGCTCTGCTTCCAAG AGCTCGGGAAAGACCtctgagccttctcttcccATAGAAGATTCCCAGGACCTGTATAATGCCTCTCCTGAGCCCAAGAGTTTATTTCCAGGGGCTGGGGAATCAAggtttcaattttccctggaagATGACACTCAAAGCCAGCTGCTTGATGCAGATGG GTTCTTGAATGTTGGACAGCACAGGAATAAATACCAGTCCTCAAAGCATCAGCTGCCACTGGCTAGCATGGATGAGAATGCCATGGATGCCAACATGGATGAGTTACTGGACCTGTGTTCTGGACAGTTCAGCAGCCAAGCTGAGCACGTGCCAAACACCAGCAGCACCAAAAAGCAGAACATGGAGGAACTGCTCAATCTTTGTTCAGGGAAATTCGTGTCTCAGA CAGGTTCTCCAACATGGGTTTCTTCAGTGTCttccaaagcagaaaaagaCAGTGACATAGAAGATCCAATGGCAGAGGCTCTGGAGCTTTGTTCAGGCTCCTTTCCCACAGACAG GGAAGAGGAGGAACAAGAAGAACTTGGTGGTTTCCAGATTTTAACAGATGATGAGGCCTTTGCAAGTGAAGAG gatgaaaaagatgaagataGTGCTGCTGAAGAAGCAGAAATGAGTGATGAAGAAGTGCTGAGACATAGACCAGGCTTGAAGAAAaaact AAAACTGCGAGATTTCATggaagaggaggcagagctgtcTGGCAGTGATGTGGGAAGTGAGGATGAGTATGATGGTGAAGACCTGAACGAATATGAAGAAGAAATTATCGACGAGGAGCTCCCAAACGAAGCGGAATTGGGAAACCAAATACAGAAATTCCACAT GAAGGCGATGCTGGACGATGACAAGCGCCAGCTCCGCCTGTACCAGGAGAGGTACCTGCTGGATGGGGACCTGCACAGCGACGGCCCAGGCAGGACCAGAAGGTTCAGATGGAAAAACATAG ATTTTGCTTCACAGATGGACTTGTTTCAGAGAGATTCAGATAATGAGGAGGAGAATGAAGAGTTTGATGAGACAGAAGTGAAATGGAGAAAGGAGCGATTTGAGCGGGAGCAGTGGCTTCGTGAGCAG aaggaaaaaaataaagagcaggaggaagaagaggaagaaattggTGGAGACAGCGAATTCATGAAGCTGGCAAAAAAAGTGACTGCCAAGTCCCTGCAGAAGAAAG ccagcccagcagtggTGGCACAAGGCACAGCTCTGTTACCCAGGAACCCGTTTGAGGCCTTCAGACCTGCCAGTGACACCCAG aTAAAAAATGGGTCACTCTTGAACAGACCTAAAGCTGTCCTTCAGAAGCTGGCAGCAATGTCACATCTTAATCCAAATGCCCCTCGAAATTCAAGGAATTTTGTCTTTCATACACTTTCACCAGAGAAgagtgaagaagaaaaggagaaatcaaAACCTCAG GTGAAGAAGAGAGGCCCTTCTGCAGTGATAACATCAGCAGCAAAGCGGCCCAGGGTAGAAAGCTCAGAGGAAACCAGTCAAAGCCGAAGCATTTTCCAGTTCTTGGAGAGCTGA